The sequence AATCTGTAATCATTTCTAAACACTTTGATTTGCTGATTtccaacaggaaaaaaaaaattctatgacttttttttaaagaaaggtaTTCATGTAATGATGTCTGTTTACCAGACTACAGGATGAGATTTGCTTTCTGTGTAAGTTTTGTTGCCATATGTTTTCGCTTTTCCATGGCCCCTGATTTAGCTCGCCAGTTAATAACTAAGCACCGAATTCACCACCCACTGCTAAACCCTGTCCCTCTGTGACTAGTTCTGAACCGTTGATCAAAGTCCATTTAGAATTCCTTACTTTACAAAACCTTACTTTAAAAAAGTGAACTCTGGTTAATCTGTACTGTGCTGCACTGGGTTGTGTTTCTGCATATGAACAGAAGTGAACAGGACGAATTTATTATTCAAGGCACAGAGTGTGTTTTAGCAATTAGCTGTAATGGAAACAATCTAtcacattttacacactttcAAAAAGCCATGCAATACTGGAGTGGTGTACATTACATTCTTTGTGTCATGTTGAATGCACCTGCAGATTTTAGCTTGATTTAAAGCCTCACGGCTAAATGATATGTCCATCTGTGAACCATCTTCTTATGCTTTATAGTGCaaaagacagaaggaaagagagagagaacacaacaTTGACTGCAAATTGCAGGTACCTAAAACGGACAGGTTTGATTTTGGTTGTCTGACTGGAATAACGCTGTGTTTTCTCAGGTGTCCTCTCAGGCAAACAAAGCTTCTCCCATGAAGGTGGATAGAATTTTTAGCTGTTAGTGAGTGTCCTTAGCTTTGCTGTTAATTAGTACCATAACATCCTTGTGGAACCTTTTTCTTTTGATATTACTTCCTCTAAGTCAAACTTCACGTCTCAAGACTCGAGATCATCAGCAGCAAAACAGTTGATTTTCGGGGATATTTCAAATCAAACCAAAATATAAGGCATCATAAATGTTTTTCACTGACCTTTTTGATGCATAGTTTTGGCCATTTGCTAAAAACATGCAAAGTGGTGACAGGAAGCTGCTACACTCGAAAAAAAGTGAGAAGCGGGGGCAGCCCGTGGCAAAAAATAACAACTGttacaaacattatttttattccatCTTAAATCAGACCTAATGTTCTGGTTTGATGGATAACTGTTAACAGTTTGCGTGGTCTTGCAGGATGaggtttacatttttaaaaaagtgggCAAGAAATGAGTGAGTTAAAAATGCAGTGGTGTGAAGGCGTCTTAGTCAGAGTACTGGTATCCGTCAATCTGCATGTCCTGGCCGTTGTCCATGTAGTCTTCGGGGTAAGTGCAGTACTTTCTGTCATAGACCTGACGCGGGAGCCCGTAGACAGTCATGCCCGACTGAGAAGCCACCTTGTTAGTACCCATCTGCAGTGAGACAGTGGAAGTGTCACAGCTTTCCATGTCCAGCTTCTTATCAAAGATCTGTCGCTTGGTGCCCGGTGCCGTCATTCCAGACTGTggagaaataacaaaaataagatTAACTAACTACTGTTGAAAATTAAACTAACAATAGTTTAGGCCTGTACACTATGTGTGTGATAGCCCGGTGTCCACATGCCTTTGGTCATATGCTGAATATGAGTGTATGAAGGTTTTACCAATAATGCAATGGAAATAAATTAGacaacaaataatttaaagttTACAATTTGCCTCCTCTTGGAATTAATAAGCAGATAGCTAGTTAAATATGTGACCTAGCAACTACAATATGTTACAAGTAAAAACTGCAAAATGTTTCTTTCACTAGTCCACAATACCTGTACGAAACATGTACGAAACATGTACGAAACATTACAAAACATATCATAGTTCTAATAACATGAAGCAGGGATGTTACACTTTATAAGCACCTGATTGGCTCCTTTGTTAGTTCCCATCTGCAGACTGATTGTTGACTGGTCCAGAGGATTCTCCATGCCAGCTTTGGGGTCATAGAGGTGACGCCTTGTGCCGTATGATGTCATCCCCTTCTGGCTGGCAAACTTGTTGGTCCCCATCTGAATGAGCCCAAATAAAACACCAACCAAAGCATTATCAGTCTCATTACACAATGTCCACAAAGTCAGAAACCAACGagagtaaaacaacacacacactacatttatctATACActactgcaataataaacaataacaaagcattttaaatatatacaataacagaaatctttaaaaatgtgcaatattacctatgtgcaatatgtcttcagtataaccactactctttttaaacatttttgtttttgtatatactgtatattatattgtgtctttattctttatatatatatttttgctgctgtagCATAGAAATTTCCCAATAgtgggacaaataaaggaatatcttatcttatcttatcttatcttattttctCAGCCACTGTCTCATGTTTTTTTGGATTTTGCAGAACATATTTGGATCAatgtatttgttcatttgttcccACTGTTTCCTGTGTAAATATTAAGACATTAAAGTTTAACtagaacaaaaataagacaCGGAAACGCAGCCTGACCTGAAGGCCGATAACATTGCGCCCCTCCTTCATTTTCTCAGGCGCGAACCTTCGCTGATGTTTCTCCGCATACTTCACCCCGAAGTCAGATTTAGTATGGACACCTTTAGATTTAGACTGCATACAGCAAAAGAAGCTCCAGTTAACTCACAGTTAATGACATGTATTACAAAATGGAATTCCCCAGCATTATTGGCTATACAGTAAAACTCAAATGAATCTCCTTGAAATCGGTATGTATGGCTATGGGGAAATGTATGGCTATAATTACTTTAGAGCAAGATGGGGCTAAAATGATATTACTTGTAAGTAAGTCTGTTCAGCATTATTGTTTAATTCATTATAATGCTCTCATTAATACATAATTACACCTGATACATCATTTCTACAGTAATAGTTCATTCACAGGCATCTGTATGGTGGATATTCCAcataatctataataataataataataataataataataataataataataataataataataataataataataataataaatcaaaggCACAAGTTTGATTTAAGCAAATTGTCTAAATAAAATTCTAATAGTTTTAATAGTAAATGTTGATCACattaagattaaaaataattctttcATAATAAATTGTTGACACTTTCAAGACAAAGTTGAAAATGTGGTTATATTTTATCCCATGGGTTTCTACAAATGAGAAAAACTGATAAATTGACAGATATATCAGCAAACAAGCTTTCAGGCATATGTGGGACTTCCATAACAGGTGTAAATTTAGATTGATGCAATTTATCAAAATTCTGAAAAATGGCCGCTGTCACATGTTTAATAAAGAACGCTGTATAAATGAAAGATATATGTGTcaggagatatttatttaacatttatgagaAAAGTTTTCAGGTTTGGTTCTTTGTAACGTTCAGTACGTTTTCTACCAGATGATTCTTGAGGATTCAGGACATTTCCTTAGTGAAATAAcaagctgttatttatttttttttcttattcatttcAAGAGCAAGAAAAGAACAGTCCTACTGAGGGAAAGTCCAAAAAGGCCataagttatttattattttgttatttttggatCACATCATATTTTTCTTGTGATCTTGAGATAATGAAGTTGTTTTCCCacagcttattttttttaatatgtcaaAATGCATTAATAGGTATATAAGATGTAGATGATAAATAACACCATCTTTACTTTAATCAGGTGttaatacaaaagaaaatactGTAGAGTTTTTTCCTATTAGGGTTAATTCAGCAACTGTCTGAAGTTGCACTACTGTATATTTCCCCCCAAATTTCCCCTTTGGGATCAGTAAAGTTATATTTCTCTGTCTGGGATTGTGTTTATCAGCGCTAGAAAATTTCCAAATTAGGATCTTTCAAGAGTCTGTCTGAGTAGGAAACCTGTAACAGAAAATCTACAACAGTTCAGTCATGGACATTATATTGATCCTAAAATGGTGCTTCTTAAAGGTCAGTTCCATTGTCAACTTATATTTACTGCAGAATCGTCATGATACCAATTATATAACACTTAACCACTGGCCACAACAACGACAGTATGCTACTTGATCTCGGCAAATAACTTTTGCAATCACGAGatcaacagaaaaataaatcatgatCTCGGGCAAAacgttctttttttattatggaGACATAAAAAATGTGATTACAAGAAAATAACTTTTGTTATCTTCAGATCACAAGAAAAATAAGTATCTAAACAAAAGGACAGAACAAACTTCCTTTCGCTACTTCCTTTTGCAGCTATTCCACACCATTACATAAAAGGCTAGAAATTATTgctctttaataaatataataaatgtaattgtcAGCAAAGTGAT is a genomic window of Tachysurus fulvidraco isolate hzauxx_2018 chromosome 15, HZAU_PFXX_2.0, whole genome shotgun sequence containing:
- the cnn1b gene encoding calponin-1 — translated: MSQHFRSGPAFGLSAEVKSKLAQKYDPQKEEELRLWIHEVTGRKVPDNFMEGLKDGVILCELINALQPGSVRKINNSTQNWHQLENIGNFVRAIQDYGLRPHDVFEANDLFENVNHTQVQSTLITLAGMSKSKGVHTKSDFGVKYAEKHQRRFAPEKMKEGRNVIGLQMGTNKFASQKGMTSYGTRRHLYDPKAGMENPLDQSTISLQMGTNKGANQSGMTAPGTKRQIFDKKLDMESCDTSTVSLQMGTNKVASQSGMTVYGLPRQVYDRKYCTYPEDYMDNGQDMQIDGYQYSD